The Gossypium hirsutum isolate 1008001.06 chromosome D03, Gossypium_hirsutum_v2.1, whole genome shotgun sequence genomic interval TAGTATAGAGGGGAACATATGGAGATAAAAAAGAATCCTTCATTGATAACTAAATACAAGCATATATCTCTAGGATAATTTACACACATTAATTAACACCATAAAACATAATCCAAATTAAGTGAAACAAAGAGTTGAGAGACACATCAGTGAAGTAGATCCACAAAAGGACAACATGTAGAAGGAAACTATGAAAAGATGCAAAATAATGATTAGATCATTTTCAAGCTCTGGTCTTGAAAGGAATGGCCCTGATGATTATCTGGTGGTAAATTGCAGCAAGAGCAGCTCCAATGAAGGGTCCAACCCAGAAAATCCActgcaaaaacaaaaataaaacttcAAATCAATCTCTAAATGCCATCAACATGGAGAAAGAATGGCCGAATGCCAAAGGCTATATATGTACTTACATGATCATCCCATGCATGGTCTTTGTTATATATAATGGCAGCTCCAAGACTCCTTGCTGGGTTAATACCAGTTCCAGTGATGGGAATGGTGGCCAAATGAACCAAGAACACTGCAAACCCTATAGGTAGGGGAGCCAAAATCTGCAATGTAATTGAAATAAAGTTCATTAAAAGAGTCTATAATTCAAGTACTTCAAAAGGTCAGACTACTATTTGATATTCCCCTAGTTGGAGTGGAATTTGCATGCTTGAAAAGAGAGGAATGGTTTAGACCAGTCTAATACTTTCAATTAATGAATCCTAGCCACCTTGTTGATACATGGACGAGTTGGCAGCAGAAATGGTCGGTTTGCCCTGTTTAGACAGGGAGGAGTGCCAATGAGAAGGATGGCTGTAGTTAAAGAAGATGGGAGTAGAGGTTTTGGCGAGATTGAAGGTATCCTTAGGCCTTTTATACATTGATTGTTCCCATCTCGAGGTGCCACATGATGACTTAGTATTGGCGGGTCATGGATAGGTTTAAGTAGAGTGGCATTATGATGTGTCCCTGGTCATCTCGAATGGGACAAGATGGCTAGAAGCCAATATGACAGTTAATGAGTGGGCTCACCATTCAGGCAAGTTGCTAGACAAGGAGTCTCAAGTGAGGGTCATGCTGTGACACACCTAAACAACTAAATAAAAATGACAAAAGGCCATTTATGCATCTAGCAAACCAGATTTTGGTGTATTAAAAGGTCACTTATGCATACTAGATATTGCATCTAGCAAACGAAAAACTAACATATATATAGGTCTCAATCCAAATTGAAAAGGAGCTAAGAGAGCTCATGCAGTGAGTGTATCATCTAGGGATCATACAATAGGACTTCAAACTCCTCAACAACTTCATTTGGAGCTAAACCAAGCTATAGACTTTGTGAACATTAAAATCAAGCAGATAATTTATGTAATGACAGTTAAGAGGCAAGTAAGAATAAGGAAAAGAACATAGTACATACAGGAACGTGAGAGTCTCTGGCATTTCTCTTGGCATCAGTAGCAGAGAAAACAGTGTAGACAAGAACAAAAGTGCCAATGATTTCAGCACCAAGACCATCACCTTTGGTGTAGCCATGGTTCACAACATTGGCTCCACCACCCAACATCTCATATCTACTGTCTCCTTCGAATCCTTTCACTACACCAGCTCCACAGATAGCACCAAGGCATTGCATGATCATGTAGAATACTGCCCTTGTAAGGGACAGCTTCCTTGCCAGTAACAACCCAAAGGTCACAGCTGGGTTAATATGGCCACCTGAAAGTTATCCCAAAAAATACACAGATCTGGGTATTAAGCATCTTTCAAGAAAAAAGGTTCTAACTTCGAAAACAACCCATCAAAAAGTTGAAGGAAGAAAGTGACCTGAAATGCCAGCAGTACAATAAACAAGAGCAAAGATCATGCCACCAAAGGCCCAAGCAATGCCTTGAATACCAACAGTAGTACATTTGGTCTTAGATTGAGACACACCCATGACAGTCAAGACAGTGATGTAAAGGAACAAGAAGGTAGCAACAAACTCAGCAATGCCGGCTCTGTAGAAAGACCATGACTTGAGCTCACCAGGCTCAAACAATGGTGCTGGTGGTGGCTCCTTGTAGTCCTTGTCTGTTTGAGCTGATGTCCCAATAGGTTGTCTCTCAGAGAACTTGTTGGCTCCTAGTTTAACATCCTCCTCTTTGccctccattttttttttgtttcacccACTTAACAACCAAAGATTGAAGCTTTTTTTTTCCTCACAAAAAACCCAAGCCAAATGAGTGCATACCAGAGAAAGCTAGAGAATATGATGCCTTTATAGATGGGATAGGGTACAAGGTAACAGTGTATTATTATTTCGGCTCAAAGCAAAAATGGGTtgtctttaatttctttttcttttctttttttagtgtTTCTTTTTGTCTCCTTGTTTTAATTATTGTATTAATGGTATGAAAATATTCaacatgataaaatatttttgtatttataatttataagaatGTTGTGGAAAGATGTGGAGGatgttttaattattgatttttatgttataatttggACTATTCGAgttgtatttgaaaattttcatttaaaaattgcGTATAAATACATCTGTCTCAagattttgataatataattgttattattttatcaaCTACTCAGATTATCTTCTTTAAAAATACGTATAAcctaaatcatttaaaaacagtaaaataattattaataactcGTAACACGATTAAGTGGTGGAAATCCAATGATTATCCCATATCCACCTAGCAATCATAATCCAGAATAAAGGCAAATAAAAAAGCAATACTGCAAACTGGTTTGATCTGTCTGCTATCATTGTGAAGGTAGTATTTGATTGGGCGGTTAATTTGGTTACATCACCGCAATAAATAAACAATCATTTTATCTAACTGACCGcaacttctttttttccaatCCTTTTGGACGGTCGTGATTTGTTTGAGGAAATTGTCGTCACTTTCACAGCATTTTATCGCggagaaataatataaaataacagGGATAAAATTGTCATTTACGAGAGATCAGCGAAGAGAAAACGGGAAGAAAAATCAAGGAACGGAAAAGAAAATTCGGAGGGGTAGATAGAAGAAATTGTACCGTTTGGGTTACCGTTGGGGGAAACGGTGAAAGTGACAGACACGTTAGAGTACGCAACGGCAATATATTTAACATGATTCtgaattattttaaaaagggtaaaattaatttttggataattttctcttagttaatctttaaatttagtaattaatcCTGAAATGGTCtaaatttttatctaaattagtCTCAAATTTGGTAATTATCCCTCTAATGTACCGAGTTCAAGCCTCGATTTAAGAGCAATTATTAAATTAAGGACAAGTGTTTAGTTTAGGCTCTAATATAGAAACAATTATTAAGTTCAGAGAcgaatttagacaaaaaaaaagttcagaCTCTAATACAAGAGTTATTGTTGAGTTCgagtttattttataatttaatatcatATATGAAACGATGTAAAACTCCTTAATATTTCTACTATTAATTGTTTATTATCAAattctttatgtttattttacgattcatatttaaaatttataattatcccACTCTCAAATTCCAACATAAATTCCCTCTTTAATTAACCATCAACAACCATATCAACTCATCATCTATATATTGGCTTTTTCCAAGACTAGAAAGGAAGGGAAGGTTCATGAATGATGATGAAtagcttaaataattaatttcgtCAAAGTTCATTCAATGCCGCAAATTGCAAGCCATGTCCCCAAAACACAGCTAAAATTTGTTCAACTAAAGACATGGTATGGATATTATTATtcttatctaattttttttaacaatctcgtTATAGATTCTGATTATATCTATTCTTTTAAACGTAATAGTTACAATTACTTATTATCACTCTCCAACCCACAAATAGGAATATAATACATTTCAGCGCactcaaatttatattttcctatattgacaataatacacatatcaattaaattaagacTCAAACGATTACTTTAACCTTTATATTATGTATTACAATATAATCTTTCTATGTCCTATACATTATAACAAAACAAGAAAAGAGGGTCTGGAATTTGGACCACATATCACATATGCCAATGTCACGTCTTCTCATTTTAAATTTGCTTGAACTCTTTTTTCTTTGTTTACTTTATATGAAAAAAAGACCAAATTTATGATGCTAAGACAACTCATATTTCATTATAGGTTACCCTCACATCACATGCAGCCGCATTTGCCCCCACCTTCCCCTCCAAGCTTAGCCCTTTGCCAACTCAAACcatatttttcatataataaagcaaatgtatttcaaaatttcaactaggAGCTTTCTAGTAGTTTTAGAAACCCAACCAAACcagctttccttttctttgaCACTTGATATTTGATATGACCGATGTCCATTTTGGTAGCATGTGGATGCTAGTGAGACACATGTCAtccatttatattttattttattacattaattgaCACTTATTATAGCGATTCAATCAAATAATTATACAGTTAATtcacatttaaatttaatatatctaTAAGTAAATTGATGTTTTAGTCATCTATACAATATTACAAACAAAAACAACTTCAAGAAGAATCAAGAAACTCGAGACCTTGGATCTTTGTAGCCAAATTTTGATGATTGTTTTGCGTGTCTTGAGAATTAGCCAGCACTTAAGTTTTGAGGCAATGGGAGTGTGTCTTGTGACTTCAAGTTTCTGTAGTCAGTGGTGAAGTTAAAAGGGGCAAGTAGTGATCTTTGatccctaaaaatgataaatttatcatttaatcccttaaaattttataaaattacactttagtcctttcAAAATTTATGATTCAAATCACCCCTATCTGTAGCCAAGTTTTGATTACTGTTTTGCATGTCTTGAGAATGAGTTAGTCGCTAGGTTgaagtatgcatgtatatattgTGTTTTGGTTTTGGGATTATTACTATTATCAAATATCAACTGAATTGGATTCCTTCCCTTTCACGAGCATGCATGACCATgcctaatttaatatttatttgaatatCTCTGGGCTTTGATATGTTTTTAAATGTCTCCtccattcaataattaatttcagcAGAATGCCTAATCATTGATGCATTCTTTGTTGGTCCATGATCATTCATTTTTGGAGGGCTCTTTTATATACTTCTTGAGCTGTAATGCCCTGTCCTCACCCCTTCTAGGATTTTTGGTATATTCCATATCCATTTTACACTCTATATTCAAAATTTGTTCATGATTGTCCCTAAtaatgtcatcttcaaagtttaaacatgtgTTCTCTCTTTAAGAGTGTAATGTGACTTTCGTTTTCATTGCTTATATTTGCAACCacgaaataaagtttattttcttCAAATTCAACTATGGAAATACTTGAAAGCAAAATGAAGCAGGTGGTGGGCTGAAAGATGTCAATTATTTTGGAAGCAATCTTTGAAGCTTATCAAAAGcacacctttttctttt includes:
- the LOC107929264 gene encoding aquaporin PIP1-3-like → MEGKEEDVKLGANKFSERQPIGTSAQTDKDYKEPPPAPLFEPGELKSWSFYRAGIAEFVATFLFLYITVLTVMGVSQSKTKCTTVGIQGIAWAFGGMIFALVYCTAGISGGHINPAVTFGLLLARKLSLTRAVFYMIMQCLGAICGAGVVKGFEGDSRYEMLGGGANVVNHGYTKGDGLGAEIIGTFVLVYTVFSATDAKRNARDSHVPILAPLPIGFAVFLVHLATIPITGTGINPARSLGAAIIYNKDHAWDDHWIFWVGPFIGAALAAIYHQIIIRAIPFKTRA